A segment of the Pseudoalteromonas piscicida genome:
ATTATGAAGATGTTTAGGTATTAAAGCTTTTTAAGCGGCTACTGCACTGCTAGAATAGCCGCCAATAAGAGAACAATAAGTAACTTATACTGGAATAAGAATGCGTACGAGTGAATATATATTAGCGACTCTAAAAGAGACGCCGTCTGATGCAGAGGTGGTAAGCCACCAGCTAATGCTTAGAGCGGGTATGATCCGTAAATTGGCTTCAGGTCTTTATACTTGGCTACCATCAGGCCTAAAAGTTTTCCGCAAAGTAGAGAGAATTGTCCGTGAAGAAATGGACAAAGCGGGAGCGATTGAGCTGCTAATGCCAGTGATCCAGCCTGCAGAGCTATGGGAAGAGTCAGGCCGTTGGGAACAGTTTGGTCCTGAACTACTTCGTATTAATGACCGTCATGGCCGTCCATTTGCACTTGGTCCAACGCATGAAGAAGTGATCACTGATCTTGTACGTCGCGAAATCAACAGCTATAAGCAACTGCCGATCACACTTTATCAAGTCAGTACGAAAGTACGTGACGAAGTTCGTCCACGTTTTGGTGTGATGCGCGCGCGTGAATTCACTATGAAAGATGCCTATTCATTCCACATGACTGATGAGTGTCTTGAAAAAACGTATCACAAGATGTTCCAAGCTTACTGCAACATTTTTGATCGTTTAGGCGTTGACTACCGTCCTGTTATTGCTGACAGTGGTTCAATTGGCGGCAACCTATCGCATGAGTTCCATGTACTTGCAGAGCCTGGTGAAGATGCAATCGCATTCAGTGATGAAAGTGACTACGCTGCAAACATTGAAAAGGCAGAAGCGCTTGCACCAGCTGAAGCTCGCCCAGCGCCAAGTAAAGAGCTTAATACGTTTGACACACCAGAAGCTTTCACCATCGCTGAACTAAAAGCAAAACATGGCGTTAAACCACACCGTGGTGTGAAAACACTCATCGTGTATGGTGCACCAGACGAAGATGGTAAACGTGGCCTAGTCGCACTTATCGTTCGTGGCGATCATGACTTAAATGAGCTGAAAGCTGAAAAATTAGCACTAGTGGATTCACCGCTAGAGATGGCGAGCGAAGAAGACATTGTTAACGCTATTGGTGCAAAACCTGGCTCTTTGGGGCCTGTTGGTCTTTCAATGCCTATTATTGTCGATCGCAGCGCAGCTATCATGGCTGATTTTGTTGCCGGTGCAAACAAAGATGGTGTTCATTACAGTGGGATCAACTGGGACAGAGACGTAAGCACTTATACAGTTGAAGATATCCGTAACGTGGTTGAAGGCGACCCAAGCCCTTGTGGTAAAGGTAAAATCCTTATCAAACGTGGTATCGAAGTAGGCCACGTGTTCCAACTTGGTACTAAGTACTCTGAAGCAATGAAAGCTGGTGTACTTGGCGAAGAAGGGAAAAACCAAACATTAACCATGGGTTGTTATGGTATTGGCGTTTCTCGTATCGTTGCCGCAGCAATCGAGCAAAATAACGATGATTACGGTATTAAATGGCCTGTTGCTATTGCGCCATTTGAGCTGGCAATCGTGCCAATGAATATGCATAAGTCTCACCGTATTCCAGAGATCGCAGAAAAGTTCTATGCAGATCTACAAAATGCGGGAATTGATGTGTTATTCGACGACCGTAAAGAGCGTCCGGGCGTTATGTTTAACGATATGGAACTTATCGGTATTCCATACACCCTAGTGATTGGTGAGCGTAACCTTGATGAAAATAAGGTTGAGCTGAAAAATCG
Coding sequences within it:
- a CDS encoding proline--tRNA ligase encodes the protein MRTSEYILATLKETPSDAEVVSHQLMLRAGMIRKLASGLYTWLPSGLKVFRKVERIVREEMDKAGAIELLMPVIQPAELWEESGRWEQFGPELLRINDRHGRPFALGPTHEEVITDLVRREINSYKQLPITLYQVSTKVRDEVRPRFGVMRAREFTMKDAYSFHMTDECLEKTYHKMFQAYCNIFDRLGVDYRPVIADSGSIGGNLSHEFHVLAEPGEDAIAFSDESDYAANIEKAEALAPAEARPAPSKELNTFDTPEAFTIAELKAKHGVKPHRGVKTLIVYGAPDEDGKRGLVALIVRGDHDLNELKAEKLALVDSPLEMASEEDIVNAIGAKPGSLGPVGLSMPIIVDRSAAIMADFVAGANKDGVHYSGINWDRDVSTYTVEDIRNVVEGDPSPCGKGKILIKRGIEVGHVFQLGTKYSEAMKAGVLGEEGKNQTLTMGCYGIGVSRIVAAAIEQNNDDYGIKWPVAIAPFELAIVPMNMHKSHRIPEIAEKFYADLQNAGIDVLFDDRKERPGVMFNDMELIGIPYTLVIGERNLDENKVELKNRQTGEKLMLDIESAVETIVNAIKSK